DNA from Phragmites australis chromosome 16, lpPhrAust1.1, whole genome shotgun sequence:
CGATCGTTGACTTTGACCAGGGTCCCACATGTCAGACCCTTAAGCCTTTTCTAAAGTCCATAAATCATTTAACAAATCCAAAAACCCTTTTCTAAATACCAGAGAATATTCTAttcccctttttctttcttaaaTTAATCTTCCAGCAAATCTTTCACATAATAGTATAAACCAAACGAGACCAGCATTGgttaaaaactgaaaaactcaAGCTCCTCGTAACGAACTCGACAAAAGACGTTTTCCTCATACCGTTTCAGAATAAGACGTTAACGCAGAGCATCATTCAAAACTGTAGTTGTTCTATGTTTACCTCGTTACTGATAATAACAGGACGTCCAGATAACAAACTAACATCACCGATAAAGCAAAAAATTCTTCGAACAGGGTGGTTTCCTACAAACAAATCAGCCAAAGATGCAATCTGTATAGCCCTTTACTCATCCTCCTGGCTGCGAATTCTGGCAAGCTTGTTTGTGACCACAATGTCAAGCTGTGCGGCACGCTCCACAATCTCCTTGCGCTTACGGGTTGAGACATTGTGAGCAATTTCAGCACAGTATGTCCTGTCCACAAGAAACAGGATTTAAGAAGAGTTAAAATCAAATATGAGCATGGTTAGCAGAAGCAAACACCAAAGTTAACTTGGTAACATGTTACCTGTTGTGCATCATAAGCAACTCCATCTCAGAGACATTGTGGACGACAAACTTCTTGAATTTGTTGGGAAGGTAATGCCTTGTCTTCTTGTCAGAACCATAACCAATGTTGGGCATCAAGGTGCATCCCTTGAACTTCCTCCTGACACGGGAGTCAATACCCTTTGGCCTGCGCCAGCTTGGCTACACGGAGAGAAGTAAAAAATTAGTTACTTTAAGCTTGAATAAGAATAATCAGGAATAAATGAGATGGGCATGGAGCTTCAGCATTTTTTTGCTACTTATTTGCATGATCATGAATTCGATGCCATTGCAAAACATTGCTACCACTACAAGCAGCCATGCGTGACAAATGGTACACTGCACAGAATGCAGGTGGTGGCATTTTAATCTTTGGAATAATGCAGGGGCGCTGAAAAATATTGAATAGCAACTAAACGATGCACTCAATAAGGCTGTGCATCCTCTGAAAAATTAATGGAAAAGGAAAACAGGAATCTAAAGCAATAATGCTGCACTCAAGAAATGCCACTTTAGCTGAAAGTTATACACGAAAGCAAAAGAACTTGTTTCCCTGAAAGGATCAGCCAGAATGATGTAATCACGCAGAAAACAAGGTTTTCTTAAGCGAGCATTGGTTAAAAGTGTTGGGAGAAGTCTAGGCAAGCATTCATGCTCCGAATGAAGCCCACGCCTTTTAATCCAACCCACTTCATGAAGCCATGAAGCAATTGCTGTAGAAGAGGTTGCGAGAACCACAGTGCTATACTTAAGCAAAGGCTAGGGCCCTCTTCCTTCATCCCAATGTTCActtaagaaaatattttcttactCAGACCTTTTACTAAGACATCATATCCTTTCTTTCAGAAACATTGGGTATAAAAAAGgttaaatgaaaagaaattgTGCAGCTAAGAGGTCCATCAATGTGCCAAGTGCAGTAGCAAATTTACATATACATGCAGTATTTGGTTGTTCTCTTCATAACCATTCATATATTGTATGGGTACAGTACATAGTTTCGAATGCTATCCATAGCAAATAGCACATTTCTATGGCTACAAAATAAGACTGAACCACGTGTAGCATTGCTTTCAACTAGTGCCCGCATCATGAAagaatcaattcaaatcatagtGAACCACAACTTCTTCCTCTCTCGTGAATCAATGTAAAGAATACTGCCTTATATTTCACACCCTAAGAAATTACTAAAAAAAAACCAAGCCCCGCTAAAATTACTCGAACGACGCATGGCAATAGCAACCAAGATCCAGGCTGATGCGGCCAGGAACAAAGATCACGGCTTTCATTTCAGGATTCGGATACGAAGTACGAGCGCTACCTTGAGGCACTTGTAGCGGTCGGTGTGAGGCCTCTTGAACTGCTTGACCCGCTTCTTCACGATCTTCTGCGTCAGCAGCGGCACCGCCATCTCTGCCCGATCAATCAGCAAAAAAAGGAAACGTGAGACGAGATCGACGAGACAAGTAGCAAGAAAACCAACGGAAATTTTTGCCGACGAGCTGGCACCTTCGGATCGGAGCGCACCGAGACGGGAGGAAGcgcgaggcggcggaggcggcgtccGGGGGATGGCGAGGGGGATCTTATACGGCTAAAACCCTAGAGAAGGGAGACAGATGATACGGACGGCTATGATCTCGACAGTTGTCACCGGACGGTGGGATCAAGTTGTGTGCGCCTCGGTTAGGCGAAACTAGTATACGCCATATGtctgtttttattttgttgtatagagcaagataaaagaagactaaaaaattatgttcataaattttgtacattttaatatttatttataaaattattaatgttaaacacattcaattaattatagagaaaacaataatacttttatgtatacacataattttaacatgtaggtgaaagtaatactaatctaaaaaaatttgtttcatatttttttagtattagatattttatttgaattttagttttttttcaaccgatttattaatgtaactaatattcatttcgatatttttctagaattttcaaaaaagaaaattaaatatgtatgtatacgtgtatatatatatatatgtatagacgtgtatgtatacgtatacatatatacacatacacacacataccTAGGGCCCACagctacagtagctacagtagcAGGGGTTCTGAGAGCTTGCGGATTCTATCACCGATAGTAGATAGTATTGATATCAACAAACGCGTAGctcgttttaaaaaaaaacaaattcaacCATAATTCTATCTTTTGTCATCTCCATTGTATTAGGACTGGAAAAATAGCAGATTTAGCACAATTTACTTTTTGCCCGGAGCTAGTATTATATAGTTGAATAATGGACTTGATAATGTTTGCATTTTACTCATTTGCTCTAATCATTATTAGGGAATCATCATCAAATAAAAGATGTGAGATGGGCGATGCCAAAGAACATACCTTTACTCCCTGAAAATCTCCTCTAGCCTCAGCATTTGATAGCAAGCTTGACAAACCTTCTGCACAAATCAAGAACAGGAAGGGAGATAATGGATCTCGTTGTCGTAGACCCCTCTTAAGAATGAAAGTATCTGTCCAGGTGCCATTAAAATAAACACGGTAGTTAACTATATTGACACATGCCATTATCATGGAAATCCACCTCTGATGAAACCCAAGTTTTCTCATCATATTTTCTAAGAATTCCCATTACACCCTATCATATCCCTTATTCATATCTAACTTTACTGCACATAGGCCATCTTTCCCTTTCCTTCTGTTTTTTATACTATGAAACACCTCATAAGCTATTAGAATATTGTTAGTTATTAATCTTCCGGGGACAAACACACCTTAGTATTCTGAGataatatcaaaaaaaaatcattttagcCTATCAACTAGAACTTCTGATAAGATCTTATAAATTACATTGCAAATGCTGATTGGCCTAAATCGAGTCATATTTTCAAGGTTACTCACTATCGGTACAAGAATTATGGTTGTGTTGTTCCATCCTTCTAGTTAtcgtgaggaactgtccaaacagTACACTGATTAATCATCAGgaagatcattattcataatcacaacctcaatgattaatcagaataccatctcggtagtcccgtcacatgttttgttcccaagatcagaacacatgccttttcaatatgtacatcacaacatagcttaagaaagagcaagtaattaaagtttcattacaagttcttaagcatacaaccatttgcaacagtttaaaaaaagaaactacgtaacggaagattaaaaccttaacgaCAACCAAAGGAAaatggagtcatatgcccttaggctccaccccaaaagctacgtctcaccagagtaggatgtactactcttacccaccacctgcatcggtggGCACGAAGTAGTCAAACATCGCCTCACCCTCACTAGCAGAACTTGAAAGCGTAGGCAttagtacgaaagtactcgcaagacttaaaacAAATAGAGAACATATActtagctcgactctaaggattatgcattgagctgttaacAAGAGTATACCATAatgttaagtaaaacatatgcagtaaGAAACACAGACACATATgggtgagcatctatacttaactaaaaaataactacctttctaccctgtaaaccacaacttgaacatgcatgtatagcaaccatagtatctcatcaacaaactaCCAACCAAAACTATCATatcataaccttatcccacatttgtaaactctacgaccgatacaaataaaacaatagcatgctcatgaccgagagcgcggcaattcgaattgttcttacaccctgcaggggggtgcaactttacccacgcgactcgaggaccatacggcttgtgctactcatgaaagtacacacaatgggtactcgagtcaacctttctcatacccggaaccacccatttgcaatgcccctatggcatcggggttaccgcgagcgtgccccggacacctccggctccccgacacattgcttctccttttctttttctcttacgcgtcatagagccgtaaggcaagtgtcggcacagtatatgataatcggcttaccttactattagatcaacatgtggtgagtacggaaagtactagagccaactgtaccgaagacggccttaaacgatacaagcggtctatggcacctAGACTCCTCTCACGAACTACcaagaggactcctcctgggaaGAAGATACCTCTAataccgcccacatctcgcctcaatctcacatctcaacctcatctttgtatctgtaaatagtgattaagccctaagctcgcgaacaacggcagcactgtcgcttgacttctaccgaggatctaaACATTGCTAAACATTTCaaataaaccttgaagctagacaacaactatataatcaaggctacaaggataaggattcatcaataagtcaaggtagagataatgcattaACATAgtttctacccatatcagcccaacactggactcaacacatgcaaacatacataaagtataatttatcaattttagactctattcaatttgaacaaagggtacAATATGCTTGGATGCTTGTCTTTCTGCTCTAGGGTTTGGCCGatacttcccgaacagaactcgcagaagtggtgtgcctccgTGTCACCCTCGATCATACTCGCATCACGCTCTGGACCTTCGTTCACTAATGAAGAACGCGtgaaatgatgagcatgaagcAGGTGCAATGCTTCATGACATGAGTTTAAAGCATTAACAATTTCCTTAACTTTACTTATCGTTAAACATTTACTATTTTCTggttaattaagcttaaaacaaaTCTTAGCCCTAATTAGGAAATTAACTATGCTTAGCATGAGTGTGTGTATTTTTACTGAACAGAGCAtaaattaacaagatttacaaaattgatttcatcaattttggagctaccaataatttattatggattaatgaaaaTCAAACTCGTTTTATTAACCCATGAgatttaaatacatatttcatagctcaaagtatttttaacatatatATTATGCTCACACAAACTGAaactatttttggagcaacattctattttctatgtattttacaaaTCTCAGTCGATTTAATAGTTGAATGAATATTCTATTTTGCATTTACCGATTAAATCTGAATATTAAATGGGCCGAAAACTTTTTGCACCCAGGCCGAGCTAGCCACGGTAGCTAACAGCGGGCCTGGGCACATTTGACCGCGGGTCAAAATCGACCTGCACCCAGGGCACACAGTGGCGGCAGCACGGGCGAACTCGCCGGCGGTGAACGGCAGCGCGACGCGGTCAATGGAGGAGGCACCGACGGCACCAGCGTGACACGGGGGACTCGATTGAGGGTCGTGTGGTCGCTGACGACGACTGGAGGGCGGCCATCAATGGCAAACGACGACAATCAATGGTGGCGGCTCGGTCAAGCACGTCGGCGGCCAAACGGCAGTGCAATCGACCCGGCCGAGCACTCCTACAGCATCTACGCAGGCATGTGGACTCAACAGTGCGGCTAGTTTCCGACGGGCCCGACGGTGTCCCGGCCGGCTGAGGTGGTGGCGACGGGCGGCTCACACAGAGATGCGCGCTGGCTATAGGCCAAAAAGAAAACAGCCCGCGCACTACTTATACGAGGGCATGAGGGAGCTCACCAAGTAGCAAGATGGGCCGGAGAGGCAGCGGGTTAGCGGCTCGGCATTGAGGTGCAGGGTGGAGCTGCTGGAGCCGAGGAAGACGACGCATGTGCGGTGAATCCGGCTGAGGAAGGGTGGAATCCGCGTGAGAGGCGGTCGGTGATGCTCCCTGGGTTCTCCCTCTTGCTTCTTGTGGCTCGAACTCAACGGAGTCATGCTCAGGCGTGGTGGATTTGGAGACGGCCGTTGTTGTGACGCTCTGCTCTCTGTGCTTGAGGccaagtgagagagggaggagtgagcagagagagagtgagggcaGGGAGAGGATAAGGACCGCAGTCACGTCTCAGTGCCGTGCTCCGGTTTGTCCGGTGACGTGGCCGGCCTCCAAAGTCCACAAAACCGACGCTGCACTCTGCGCAAAGCTcggtgagagagggagagaccgaGAGAAAGAGGGGATGACGGGTGGGGCCCCATGAACAGTGACGACCAAAGCAAAATATCCCCTCTAgttcttctattcaaaagaacatcttcccgtggtccaaaaattatgggacaatttttgtgtgaaactacaattcatgtgcaacccattttaacttatttgacacataatgcctgagccaatttcaaactaaaattctccaaaaataccaccttt
Protein-coding regions in this window:
- the LOC133896417 gene encoding large ribosomal subunit protein eL32z-like — protein: MAVPLLTQKIVKKRVKQFKRPHTDRYKCLKPSWRRPKGIDSRVRRKFKGCTLMPNIGYGSDKKTRHYLPNKFKKFVVHNVSEMELLMMHNRTYCAEIAHNVSTRKRKEIVERAAQLDIVVTNKLARIRSQEDE